In Micromonospora sp. NBC_01813, the following are encoded in one genomic region:
- a CDS encoding putative bifunctional diguanylate cyclase/phosphodiesterase yields MPKPQAVSQHPSRRAWFVTGPLALVAVTITVALGMTHPNPTGDWATGLLFFGLFALAHAMMLAIDLRRQTFTLNIGEIPFLLGLFFLPPLTLIAGRVLAAIVGHVSRRQPPVKLWFNVANVAAGTSVATAIVVNAGVLDADQPRTWLALVSAMVANQIVTLIPVLMVITLVQGRLSSKELTTTTVPGVIVALINITFGLVVLILLAQSEWALVLLIALVVFFVLAYRSYAQSLRQNRTLSEIYALTRAIADTPHDGTISDVLLKRVREVLQSEYATLWLPKQGRYPEVLLSATADGQGLVDTVGTPQAIREQVFETGASLAVGAKFGDSPFDAALREWGTKDAVVVPLRAGSLVIGCLEVSGRLGDISHFGPGDLRLLEAIAVHAAVAVENSRLVDRLRFDAAHDGLTRLANRRRLTAALDESVAIRTPGEVVAVLLFDVDGLRQVNESLGHAAGDKVLVEVARRLRVSAPSSALVGRSGGDEFVVTLRMETIESAVALAEELRDQIRDQMVFGALTLDVDTVAGVTVHPDHGSDAATLLQRADLAATAAKSVSGGVQLFNPALESRSVRRLGLAGDLRVALDEGQLEVYYQPKVTLHGRRLVGVECLTRWEHPTHGSVAPEDFVAVAEHTGQLGRLTEFVLGEGLRRCREWSVGQQPLPVSVNLSARTLTDPDFPERVRELLDEHQVSPELLTLEIAEAGVLDGTDRPMPTLRRLRDLGVRLSVDDFGTGYTSLAHLRRLPVHEVKVDRSFVQGMATDPGDLAIVNAVVTLSQQFGLTVVAEGVESELTLELLQDIGCQIGQGFLFSRPLPYERLAAWYEAQADPETVQSSEVRRLRAVP; encoded by the coding sequence ATGCCTAAACCGCAGGCGGTCTCACAGCATCCTTCCAGGCGCGCGTGGTTCGTAACCGGACCGCTCGCGCTGGTTGCTGTGACCATCACTGTCGCTTTGGGCATGACCCACCCCAACCCGACGGGTGACTGGGCAACGGGTCTTCTGTTTTTCGGGCTCTTTGCTTTGGCGCACGCCATGATGCTGGCTATAGATCTTCGCCGGCAGACCTTCACCCTGAATATCGGGGAGATTCCGTTTCTCCTCGGCCTTTTCTTTTTGCCGCCACTGACGCTGATCGCGGGTCGTGTCCTGGCAGCAATAGTGGGCCACGTGAGTCGGCGGCAACCGCCGGTGAAATTGTGGTTCAACGTTGCCAATGTGGCTGCGGGTACCTCGGTGGCGACCGCGATCGTGGTCAACGCCGGGGTGCTCGACGCTGATCAGCCACGCACCTGGCTCGCTCTGGTCAGCGCCATGGTGGCAAACCAGATAGTGACGCTGATCCCGGTTCTGATGGTGATCACCCTGGTGCAGGGGCGGTTGTCCAGCAAGGAGCTGACGACCACCACCGTCCCCGGGGTCATCGTGGCTCTGATCAACATCACCTTCGGCCTGGTGGTGTTGATCCTGCTGGCGCAGAGCGAGTGGGCGCTGGTGCTGCTGATCGCGTTGGTCGTCTTCTTCGTGCTGGCGTACCGATCGTATGCGCAATCGTTGCGCCAGAATCGGACACTGTCCGAAATCTACGCGCTGACCCGGGCGATCGCTGATACCCCACATGACGGCACGATCTCCGACGTCCTTCTCAAACGGGTACGCGAGGTCCTCCAGTCCGAGTACGCCACCCTGTGGCTGCCCAAGCAGGGGCGCTATCCGGAAGTCCTATTGTCCGCCACCGCCGATGGGCAGGGCCTGGTCGACACGGTCGGCACCCCGCAGGCGATCCGGGAGCAGGTCTTCGAGACTGGGGCGTCACTCGCCGTCGGCGCGAAGTTCGGCGACAGCCCGTTCGATGCGGCACTGCGCGAATGGGGCACCAAGGATGCCGTCGTCGTGCCGCTGCGGGCCGGCTCCCTGGTGATCGGCTGCCTCGAAGTCAGCGGTCGGCTGGGGGACATCTCACACTTCGGGCCGGGTGATCTTCGGCTACTGGAGGCGATCGCCGTGCACGCGGCGGTCGCCGTGGAGAACTCCCGCCTGGTCGACCGGCTGCGCTTCGACGCGGCCCACGACGGGCTGACCAGGCTGGCCAACCGACGCCGGCTGACCGCGGCCCTGGACGAGTCGGTCGCCATCCGTACCCCGGGTGAAGTCGTCGCCGTCCTGCTCTTCGACGTCGACGGGCTACGCCAGGTCAACGAGTCCCTCGGGCACGCGGCGGGGGACAAGGTCCTGGTCGAGGTCGCCCGGCGGCTGCGGGTCAGCGCGCCGTCGTCGGCGCTGGTCGGCCGCAGCGGTGGCGACGAGTTCGTCGTCACCCTGCGGATGGAGACCATCGAATCGGCGGTCGCGCTCGCGGAGGAGCTTCGGGACCAGATCCGTGACCAGATGGTGTTCGGCGCCCTCACCCTGGACGTCGACACGGTGGCCGGGGTGACGGTGCACCCGGACCATGGCAGTGACGCGGCGACGTTGCTGCAACGTGCCGATCTGGCCGCGACGGCGGCGAAGTCGGTGTCCGGCGGTGTCCAGCTGTTCAATCCGGCGTTGGAGTCCCGGTCCGTGCGCCGATTGGGGCTCGCCGGCGATCTGCGGGTCGCGTTGGACGAAGGCCAGCTGGAGGTCTACTACCAGCCGAAGGTGACGCTGCACGGCCGCCGGCTTGTCGGGGTCGAGTGTCTGACCCGGTGGGAGCATCCGACGCACGGGTCGGTCGCGCCGGAGGATTTCGTCGCGGTCGCCGAGCACACGGGGCAGCTCGGTCGGTTGACCGAGTTCGTTCTCGGCGAGGGTCTGCGTCGGTGCCGGGAGTGGAGTGTGGGGCAGCAACCGCTGCCGGTCTCCGTCAATCTTTCCGCCCGGACGTTGACCGACCCGGACTTCCCCGAGCGGGTACGCGAGTTGCTGGACGAGCATCAGGTGTCCCCGGAGCTGCTCACCCTGGAGATCGCCGAGGCCGGGGTGTTGGACGGCACCGACCGGCCGATGCCGACCCTGCGGCGGCTGCGCGACCTGGGGGTGCGGCTGTCGGTGGACGACTTCGGCACCGGCTACACGTCGTTGGCGCATCTGCGGCGGCTCCCGGTCCACGAGGTGAAGGTGGACCGTTCGTTCGTGCAGGGCATGGCGACCGACCCGGGGGACCTGGCGATCGTCAACGCGGTGGTGACGCTGTCGCAGCAGTTCGGCCTGACCGTGGTGGCCGAGGGTGTGGAGAGTGAGCTGACGCTGGAGCTGCTGCAGGACATCGGCTGTCAGATCGGGCAGGGTTTCCTGTTCAGCCGGCCGCTGCCGTACGAGCGGCTCGCCGCCTGGTACGAGGCCCAGGCCGACCCGGAGACAGTGCAGTCCAGCGAGGTCCGGCGGCTGCGGGCAGTGCCGTGA
- the rpmG gene encoding 50S ribosomal protein L33: MAKATDVRPKITLACVECKERNYITRKNRRNDPDRIEMKKFCPRDGKHTLHRETR, from the coding sequence GTGGCTAAGGCGACCGACGTCCGTCCGAAGATCACTTTGGCGTGTGTGGAGTGCAAGGAGCGCAACTACATCACGCGGAAGAACCGCCGTAACGACCCGGACCGCATCGAGATGAAGAAGTTCTGTCCGCGGGACGGCAAGCACACCCTGCACCGCGAGACTCGCTGA
- a CDS encoding MaoC family dehydratase N-terminal domain-containing protein, whose amino-acid sequence MPMDPSLVGRSYPPGSPYLVGREKIREFASAIGATDPIHHDPEAGRKAGYSDVVAPPTFPIVLSMASSGRVIDDPDLGMDYSRVVHGDQRFRYVRPVVAGDELVCSDVIEEIMSRGGHDFLTIRTEMTTLAGDPVVSVWMKLVVRGES is encoded by the coding sequence ATGCCCATGGACCCGTCCCTCGTCGGCCGTAGCTATCCGCCCGGCAGCCCGTACCTGGTTGGTCGGGAGAAGATCCGCGAGTTCGCCTCGGCTATCGGTGCGACCGATCCGATCCACCACGACCCTGAAGCCGGCCGCAAGGCCGGCTACTCGGACGTGGTGGCGCCGCCGACGTTCCCGATCGTGTTGTCCATGGCGTCGTCCGGGCGGGTGATCGACGACCCGGATCTCGGCATGGACTACAGCAGGGTCGTCCATGGCGATCAGCGTTTCCGCTACGTCCGGCCGGTGGTGGCGGGTGACGAGCTGGTCTGCTCCGACGTGATCGAGGAGATCATGTCGCGGGGTGGCCACGATTTTCTCACCATCCGCACCGAGATGACGACCCTCGCCGGTGACCCGGTCGTCAGCGTGTGGATGAAGCTCGTCGTCCGGGGGGAGAGCTGA
- a CDS encoding MaoC family dehydratase, whose protein sequence is MELPAQRFRVTRADLVRYAGASGDFNPIHWSDRFATGVGLPGVIAHGMLTMALAGRALAQWVGGADAIVEYNVRFTRPVVVPDDDEGTEIEVTGVVKGSTDDGLTRIDVTAVCAGEKVLSQARALVRTRD, encoded by the coding sequence ATGGAGTTGCCAGCGCAGCGGTTCCGGGTCACCCGGGCAGACCTGGTGCGGTACGCCGGGGCCTCCGGCGACTTCAATCCGATCCACTGGAGCGACCGGTTCGCCACCGGGGTGGGGCTGCCCGGGGTGATCGCCCACGGGATGCTGACCATGGCCCTCGCCGGGCGGGCGCTGGCCCAGTGGGTCGGTGGCGCGGACGCGATCGTCGAGTACAACGTGCGGTTCACCCGCCCGGTGGTGGTGCCCGACGACGACGAGGGCACCGAGATCGAGGTGACCGGGGTGGTCAAGGGCTCCACCGATGACGGTCTGACCAGGATCGACGTCACGGCCGTCTGCGCCGGCGAGAAGGTGCTGAGTCAGGCCCGGGCGTTGGTGCGTACCAGGGATTGA
- the secE gene encoding preprotein translocase subunit SecE: MAERNRRGDDAADDRPDGESIDETPVEDDESVAKGGDATQSTAESSEGKPKAKSDGRVGFFGRIIRFVREVVAELRKVIWPTRKELLTYTAVVVVFIAVMLTIVAGLDFAFAKGVLWVFGNPS; this comes from the coding sequence ATGGCCGAGAGGAACCGGCGTGGCGATGACGCCGCGGACGACCGCCCCGATGGCGAGTCGATCGACGAGACTCCCGTTGAGGACGACGAGTCGGTAGCGAAGGGTGGCGATGCCACCCAGTCGACGGCGGAGTCGTCGGAAGGCAAACCGAAGGCCAAGTCCGACGGCCGTGTGGGCTTTTTCGGCCGGATCATCCGGTTCGTCCGCGAAGTCGTGGCCGAGCTGCGTAAGGTCATCTGGCCGACTCGTAAGGAGTTGCTGACCTACACCGCCGTGGTGGTCGTGTTCATCGCGGTCATGCTGACCATCGTGGCCGGGCTGGACTTCGCGTTCGCCAAGGGTGTGCTGTGGGTATTCGGTAACCCCAGCTGA
- the nusG gene encoding transcription termination/antitermination protein NusG, giving the protein MPEYDETARVTDDQSTVATAAADESVEAASAPSDPAAPADASAVADSAVDGSTADDPAVGEVEEEFDAVAELRQKLRYAPGDWFVVHSYAGYENKVKTNLETRISSLDMEEFIFQVEVPTREEVEVKNGKRLQVQNKVFPGYILVRMDLTAESYSCVRNTPGVTGFVGATDRADRPAPLSLNEVLKWLAPAVTTESKKSKPEIRVLDFEVGDSVTVTDGAFASLPATISEINADQQKLKVLVSIFGRETPVELNFNQVAKI; this is encoded by the coding sequence GTGCCTGAGTACGACGAGACCGCCAGGGTCACCGACGATCAGTCGACGGTGGCCACGGCGGCGGCTGATGAGTCGGTTGAGGCCGCCAGCGCACCATCGGACCCCGCCGCGCCGGCGGACGCCTCCGCCGTCGCCGATTCGGCTGTCGACGGTTCCACCGCTGACGATCCGGCCGTCGGCGAGGTCGAAGAAGAGTTCGACGCGGTCGCGGAGCTGCGGCAGAAGCTGCGGTACGCACCGGGCGACTGGTTCGTGGTGCACTCGTACGCCGGTTACGAGAACAAGGTCAAGACCAACCTCGAGACCCGGATCAGCAGCCTCGACATGGAGGAGTTCATCTTCCAGGTTGAGGTGCCCACCCGGGAGGAGGTCGAGGTCAAGAACGGCAAGCGGCTCCAGGTGCAGAACAAGGTCTTCCCGGGTTACATCCTGGTTCGGATGGACCTGACCGCGGAGTCGTACTCCTGCGTACGCAACACCCCGGGGGTCACCGGCTTCGTCGGCGCCACCGACCGGGCCGACCGGCCCGCTCCGCTGTCGCTCAACGAGGTGCTCAAGTGGCTCGCCCCGGCGGTCACCACGGAGAGCAAGAAGTCCAAGCCCGAGATTCGGGTGCTGGACTTCGAGGTCGGCGACTCGGTCACGGTCACTGACGGCGCCTTCGCCTCGCTGCCGGCCACGATCAGCGAAATCAACGCCGACCAGCAGAAGCTCAAGGTGTTGGTGTCGATCTTCGGCCGGGAGACGCCGGTGGAGCTGAACTTCAACCAGGTCGCCAAGATCTGA
- the rplK gene encoding 50S ribosomal protein L11, with protein sequence MPPKKKKLVKTFTLQLPAGQATPAPPVGPALGQHGVNIMEFCKSYNSQTEAQRGDIVPAEISVYEDRTFSFVLKTPPAARLLLKAAGVPKGSGVPQATKVGSVSAAQLREIAEKKMSDLNANSVEQAEKIIAGTARSMGITVKE encoded by the coding sequence ATGCCTCCGAAGAAGAAGAAACTCGTCAAGACGTTCACGCTGCAGCTGCCGGCGGGTCAGGCAACCCCGGCGCCGCCGGTCGGGCCGGCGCTCGGTCAGCACGGCGTGAACATCATGGAGTTCTGCAAGTCCTACAACTCGCAGACCGAGGCCCAGCGCGGCGACATCGTGCCGGCCGAGATCAGCGTGTACGAGGACCGGACCTTCAGTTTCGTGCTGAAGACCCCGCCCGCGGCCCGGCTGCTGCTCAAGGCCGCCGGCGTCCCGAAGGGCTCGGGCGTCCCGCAGGCGACCAAGGTCGGCTCGGTGTCCGCCGCGCAGCTGCGCGAGATCGCCGAGAAGAAGATGTCCGACCTCAACGCCAACAGCGTGGAGCAGGCGGAGAAGATCATCGCCGGGACCGCCCGGTCGATGGGCATCACCGTCAAGGAGTGA
- the rplA gene encoding 50S ribosomal protein L1 has protein sequence MQRSKSYRKATDLIDRSKLYAPAEAVKLAKETSPVKFDATVEVAMRLGVDPRKADQMVRGTVNLPHGTGKTARVIVFAAGAKAEEAVAAGADEVGSDELVARIQGGWLDFDAAIATPDQMAKIGRIARILGPRGLMPNPKTGTVTMDVTKAVSDIKGGKITFRVDKHSNLHLIIGKASFGTEQLIDNYAAVLDEVLRAKPSAAKGKYLRKVVLTTTMGPGVPVDPNVVKNLHEATSES, from the coding sequence ATGCAGCGCAGCAAGAGCTATCGCAAGGCCACCGACCTGATCGACCGGTCGAAGCTGTACGCCCCGGCGGAGGCGGTCAAGCTGGCCAAGGAGACGAGCCCGGTCAAGTTCGACGCCACGGTCGAGGTCGCCATGCGCCTCGGTGTCGACCCGCGCAAGGCGGACCAGATGGTCCGGGGCACGGTCAACCTGCCGCACGGCACCGGTAAGACCGCCCGGGTGATCGTCTTTGCCGCCGGCGCGAAGGCCGAAGAGGCCGTCGCCGCAGGTGCCGACGAGGTCGGCTCGGACGAGTTGGTCGCCCGGATCCAGGGGGGCTGGCTGGACTTCGACGCGGCGATCGCCACCCCGGACCAGATGGCGAAGATCGGCCGGATCGCGCGGATCCTGGGCCCGCGCGGCCTGATGCCGAACCCGAAGACCGGCACCGTCACGATGGACGTGACCAAGGCCGTCTCCGACATCAAGGGCGGCAAGATCACCTTCCGGGTGGACAAGCACTCCAACCTGCACCTGATCATCGGCAAGGCGTCGTTCGGCACGGAGCAGCTGATCGACAACTACGCGGCGGTGCTGGACGAGGTGCTGCGGGCCAAGCCGTCCGCCGCGAAGGGCAAGTACCTGCGCAAGGTCGTGCTGACCACCACGATGGGCCCGGGTGTCCCGGTCGACCCGAACGTGGTGAAGAACCTGCACGAGGCGACCAGCGAGAGCTGA
- the rplJ gene encoding 50S ribosomal protein L10 — translation MADKPVRADKATAVAELTERFRESGATVLTEYRGLTVAQLTQLRRSLGQDVTYSVAKNTLAKRAASDAGIDGLDELFSGPTALTFVSGDVVEAAKGLRDFAKANPLLVIKGGVFEGRAISAAEVTKLADLESREVLLAKLAGAMKANLSKAAAVLQAPLSKTARLAAALQDKRESEGTQA, via the coding sequence ATGGCGGACAAGCCGGTTCGTGCCGACAAGGCCACCGCGGTCGCCGAGCTGACCGAACGGTTCCGCGAGTCGGGAGCCACGGTGCTCACCGAGTACCGGGGCCTCACCGTCGCTCAGCTGACCCAGCTGCGCCGTTCGTTGGGGCAGGACGTCACCTATTCGGTGGCGAAGAACACCCTGGCCAAGCGGGCCGCGTCGGACGCGGGCATCGACGGACTCGACGAGCTGTTCTCCGGTCCTACCGCGCTCACCTTCGTCTCCGGCGACGTGGTGGAGGCTGCCAAGGGCCTGCGCGACTTCGCCAAGGCCAACCCGCTGCTCGTCATCAAGGGCGGGGTCTTCGAGGGACGCGCGATCAGCGCGGCCGAGGTCACCAAGCTGGCCGACCTCGAGTCGCGTGAGGTGTTGCTGGCCAAGCTGGCCGGTGCCATGAAGGCGAACCTGAGCAAGGCCGCGGCCGTGCTGCAGGCGCCGCTGTCGAAGACCGCCCGTCTGGCGGCAGCGCTGCAGGACAAGCGCGAATCCGAGGGTACGCAGGCCTGA
- the rplL gene encoding 50S ribosomal protein L7/L12 produces the protein MAKLSTDELLDAFKEMTLIELSEFVKQFEETFEVTAAAPVAMAAAGPAAAAAEAEPEKDEFDVVLEADGGKKIQVIKVVRELTGLGLKEAKDLVEAAPKAVLEKATKEAADKAKAKLEAEGAKVTLK, from the coding sequence ATGGCGAAGCTCAGCACCGACGAGCTGCTCGACGCGTTCAAGGAGATGACGCTGATCGAGCTCTCCGAGTTCGTGAAGCAGTTCGAGGAGACCTTCGAGGTCACCGCCGCCGCTCCGGTGGCGATGGCCGCCGCCGGCCCCGCCGCCGCCGCGGCCGAGGCCGAGCCGGAGAAGGACGAGTTCGACGTCGTCCTCGAGGCTGACGGTGGCAAGAAGATCCAGGTCATCAAGGTCGTGCGCGAGCTGACCGGCCTGGGCCTCAAGGAGGCCAAGGACCTGGTCGAGGCCGCTCCGAAGGCCGTTCTGGAGAAGGCCACCAAGGAGGCCGCCGACAAGGCCAAGGCCAAGCTGGAGGCCGAAGGCGCCAAGGTCACCCTCAAGTGA